DNA sequence from the Camelus dromedarius isolate mCamDro1 chromosome 24, mCamDro1.pat, whole genome shotgun sequence genome:
CAGGCCACGCCCCCTTGAGCAGCCAGGCCCCCGTGGGTCAGCTCCTTGGGCACCCCGATCTCAGACTCCAGAATCATCTGGCAACCTGGTCGCCATGCACACTTGGTCCACTTGCACCGCTCCTACGAGTAGCTGCTTCCCCCTAAGCCTTCCTCTCCCGCGCAAACCTGGAGGAGAAGACGCGCGAACAGCTGACCGCGGTGCCCACGTCGCAGAGAGCGCGGTAATCCCGGTCTCGGGCGCGCGCTGCCTTCACGTGCAGCGCGTAGAGAGAGAGCACTAAGCCCGCGAGGCAGAGCGCGAGCCGCACCCATCCAGGGCTCCGCCAGGTAGTCCCCATGTCGTCTGGTCCCACCCGAGGCACCAGCGGGAAGGGAACCAGCCACGCAGCAGGCCCCAGGAGCTAGAAGGGAACCTGCCAAATCAGGCCCGGCCTCTCCCGCCACTCGGACTGGGCGATTGGCCTGCTAATCTCGCACTCCCTGATCCAATTGGTTGTTTCTAGGACCTGGCAGGAGTGCTGCCTGCGTAGGAAAACAGTTGAGGAATGCTGGGACTGGAAAACCAGCTTAAGAAACGTGGGTATTTACGGCTTTGGCGGCCTGCCGGGAATGATGGGAGTTGTAGTCAGAGCGGCCGCAATGCCTCAAGGGTAATGGAGTTTCTGgagttttaaaaactatattaatCTCAGAGTAACAGGATATAACGCTGTTCTATGCCAAGCCTTGTTCTGACTTTGGAACATCAGGACCTAGAGACCAGCGGATCAGGGAATTTAGCGAATACTGTAATCGCATCAAGAACCTAGCATTTCCCCTGAAATTATTATCAGACACTACTACGGCTATAACCTCCAATCAGCCTAGCTTGCTCAGCCTTTCCCTCCTGCCACATCAGCGCCTCCTGCTGGccgatctctctctctctctgtttctcccctGCATTCCCAGCTCCATCACCGTGGCCATACCTTGAGGGTATCATAACCTGTGTTCCAGTGAAGTGGCGCCTGGCAAAACCTGAGCCCTGGTCAACCCAACTGTCCGTCTTTCCAAGCCTTCCGTGAGCTAGCTGAGCTCTCCCCTTCACAGACATCGCATCTATTGATGACCCATCTCACCCatacctttccttccttctcatctgCATCGAAACTTTTCCCCATTTTGGAAGCTGCCACAAATACCCTTTCACATTCAAGTTTTGGGAGGAAAATTTAACGCTCCCATCCTTTACTTCCTTGCTGCCCAGCACACCATAAACTAGCTCCTGCCCCCTAGTACTCTCCTGACAACTAATAGCTGGTGTTAATATAGGGAAAATGGGGCACTagaggatggtcatgtcccaggtTTCTGGGATGCTCCCTGCCaaatgagggtccttggcttcacgcaggaaggaattcaagagcgagccatagttggGTAAAAGttgatttatttagaaagatgcacactccatagacagaatgtaggctgtctcagaaggccaaAGAGGCCATGAAGCGTGGAGGGATGttaagtttaaagtaaaagtagaagtaaaagtagatacTCCATAGACAGCGTGCAGGCTATCTCAGAAGGTAAGAATGAGAGAGGAGGtgcggggttgttagtttttatgggcttggtaacttcatatgctaacaagtgggaggattattccaactactttggggaaggggatgggattGCCAGGAACTgcgccaccacccactttttgaccttttatggacctccgaactgtcatggcgcctgtgggagtgccattaacatgctaatgtattacaatgagtgtataatgaaccTCAAGTTCTACTGGAAGCCAAatcttcaattgctgtgtcattcctttaatggttgcaccctgcccccttccctcctgtctcagtgtcACTAGGATGCTAAATTCAGtggatatttttcagttctaatcATGCTTTTATTAACAGTATTAGTCACTGTTGGCCACTCATTCCTGGgaattctctcttcttctggatTCTGTGATATTTCACTCTCCTGctggccctcctccctctctggctgCTCCTCACACCCACTCCTCTTCTTCCAGACAGGGTGGTCAGTGGAATaatggtccccaaagatgtctgtgtcctaattcCTGGGGCCTGTGAACATGTTACATGGCAAATGGGAATT
Encoded proteins:
- the VKORC1 gene encoding vitamin K epoxide reductase complex subunit 1 isoform X2, which encodes MGTTWRSPGWVRLALCLAGLVLSLYALHVKAARARDRDYRALCDVGTAVSCSRVFSSRLPTGPLGIYPPGTEFPGVSCWFCLLGLDPVLRAV